A genomic region of Caloenas nicobarica isolate bCalNic1 chromosome 9, bCalNic1.hap1, whole genome shotgun sequence contains the following coding sequences:
- the LOC135992150 gene encoding putative E3 ubiquitin-protein ligase UNKL isoform X1, with amino-acid sequence MAPHYQQPRPLKTEHSLLGTSASSHNLSGVNGVTGSIWDFVTGSVSPSSSPVLSSGTTPSISSNTSGSELTRVRQELDNAKKKMKQWEESWKQVKRACDAWQKEAQEAKERANIADVDKKLALQKKEEVENKFKKLKTQLAACLSTTLPYMKNCGDIEKISLPKLRSLQSQLHLDLETIDEVFIHTSKMPFLLKAEQSFSLSLSTRCFSPLIT; translated from the exons ATGGCTCCCCACTACCAACAGCCTCGGCCTTTGAAGACAGAACATAGTTTGTTAGGCACCTCAGCCTCTTCTCACAACCTTTCAG GTGTAAATGGTGTTACAGGGAGCATTTGGGATTTTGTAACTGGGAGTGTCTCTCCTAGTTCGTCCCCAGTACTAAGCAGTGGCACTACCCCCTCAATAAGTTCAAACACCAGTGGAAGTGAACTAACTCGAGTTAGACAGGAACTTGAcaatgccaagaaaaaaatgaaacaatggGAAGAATCTTGGAAACAAGTAAAACGG GCTTGTGATGCATGGCAGAAAGAGGCTCAAGAAGCAAAAGAACGTGCTAACATCGCAGATGTGGACAAAAAACTTGCTCTTcagaagaaggaggaagtggaaaataaatttaaaaagctgaagacaCAATTAGCTGCTTGTCTATCTACTACGTTACCTTATATGAAAAACTGTGGAGATATAGAAAAGATATCCTTGCCAAAGCTTCGTTCCTTACAAAGCCAGCTGCACTTAGATTTAGAAACAATAGATGAG gtatttatacacaccAGTAAGATGCCATTTCTTCTGAAGGCTGAACAATCTTTCAGCCTCTCCTTGTCTACCAGGTGCTTCAGTCCCTTAATCACCTGA
- the LOC135992150 gene encoding putative E3 ubiquitin-protein ligase UNKL isoform X2, whose translation MAPHYQQPRPLKTEHSLLGTSASSHNLSGVNGVTGSIWDFVTGSVSPSSSPVLSSGTTPSISSNTSGSELTRVRQELDNAKKKMKQWEESWKQVKRACDAWQKEAQEAKERANIADVDKKLALQKKEEVENKFKKLKTQLAACLSTTLPYMKNCGDIEKISLPKLRSLQSQLHLDLETIDEVIFQLQSKKCVVCQEGDRSISLNPRQHYVLCDHCAAAREECLCCKKKNNPW comes from the exons ATGGCTCCCCACTACCAACAGCCTCGGCCTTTGAAGACAGAACATAGTTTGTTAGGCACCTCAGCCTCTTCTCACAACCTTTCAG GTGTAAATGGTGTTACAGGGAGCATTTGGGATTTTGTAACTGGGAGTGTCTCTCCTAGTTCGTCCCCAGTACTAAGCAGTGGCACTACCCCCTCAATAAGTTCAAACACCAGTGGAAGTGAACTAACTCGAGTTAGACAGGAACTTGAcaatgccaagaaaaaaatgaaacaatggGAAGAATCTTGGAAACAAGTAAAACGG GCTTGTGATGCATGGCAGAAAGAGGCTCAAGAAGCAAAAGAACGTGCTAACATCGCAGATGTGGACAAAAAACTTGCTCTTcagaagaaggaggaagtggaaaataaatttaaaaagctgaagacaCAATTAGCTGCTTGTCTATCTACTACGTTACCTTATATGAAAAACTGTGGAGATATAGAAAAGATATCCTTGCCAAAGCTTCGTTCCTTACAAAGCCAGCTGCACTTAGATTTAGAAACAATAGATGAG GTGATTTTTCAGCTTCAGTCAAAGAAGTGTGTCGTATGTCAGGAAGGTGATCGTAGCATTAGCCTTAATCCACGTCAACATTATGTACTTTGCGATCACTGCGCAGCTGCACGAGAAGAATGTCTgtgctgcaagaaaaaaaataatccgtGGTAA